In the Onychostoma macrolepis isolate SWU-2019 chromosome 09, ASM1243209v1, whole genome shotgun sequence genome, one interval contains:
- the LOC131547164 gene encoding eosinophil granule major basic protein 2-like, whose protein sequence is MRKFLLLVLTITASVAFASPPVQDEKLPDPVVKVPEVEKEPTVEQTKAEAGPLVQDEAVADSRLVEPDSVLLEPETTEEQRVPEETQVMLEKPVLEADYLTEETPETELEPEPEITVIQTDRNIVPVEEAVEELESETNIEVEDEEEENVVKEEPTLEADYITAEDPEIQMEPGRERRRTQIERWTCGGVVLQGKCYQFFTIHLNAYQAEFHCQSICHNGHLASVTNNYILGEIGKLMDRNGGRTRAWLGGWRIFNTRNFIWLDGTPWSYNGWAAGEPNNAGGQENCVETWYNLAFNDVRCTILKPFICSCPL, encoded by the exons ATGAGAAAATTCCTCTTGCTGGTTCTCACCATAACAG CTTCTGTAGCTTTTGCCAGTCCACCAGTTCAGGATGAGAAGCTTCCTGATCCAGTGGTGAAGGTGCCAGAGGTTGAAAAAGAACCGACAGTAGAGCAAACAAAAGCAGAAGCAGGTCCTCTGGTGCAGGATGAAGCTGTTGCAGATTCACGTCTGGTGGAGCCTGACTCAGTGCTGCTGGAGCCAGAAACAACAGAGGAACAAAGAGTACCAGAAGAGACACAAGTGATGTTGGAGAAACCTGTGCTAGAGGCAGATTACCTGACTGAAGAGACGCCAGAGACAGAACTAGAGCCTGAGCCAGAAATAACTGTCATTCAGACGGACAGAAACATCGTACCTGTGGAGGAAGCTGTAGAAGAGTTAGAGTCTGAAACTAATATAGAAGTggaagatgaagaagaagaaaatgtaGTAAAGGAGGAGCCTACACTTGAGGCTGACTATATAACAGCTGAAGATCCAGAAATACAAATGGAACCTGGGAGGGAAAGACGAAGGACACAGATTG AGCGGTGGACTTGTGGAGGAGTTGTCCTACAGGGCAAATGTTACCAGTTCTTCACAATACACCTCAATGCCTATCAAGCTGAG TTCCACTGTCAGTCCATCTGCCATAATGGCCACCTGGCCTCTGTGACAAACAACTACATTCTTGGCGAAATAGGGAAGCTAATGGATCGGAATGGCGGCCGAACTCGCGCATGGCTTGGAGGATGGAGAATCTTTAAT ACACGTAATTTCATATGGTTGGATGGAACGCCGTGGAGCTATAACGGCTGGGCTGCTGGAGAACCCAATAATGCTGGTGGGCAGGAGAACTGTGTAGAGACATGGT ATAATCTGGCGTTCAATGATGTACGATGCACAATACTCAAACCGTTCATCTGTTCCTGTCCACTTTAG